TGCGGTCACATGCTGGTTATTGTAAgttattttcaactttttattaaataagatttttactatttcgatttttttaattattagctGGTTATGTTGTTATATGGCACAAATGAATCCATTGATTGGACCTAAATTAGATAGTCACATTTTGATGTTAATGGCTAGAGAATGGGTGagttaaaaagattttgttataattgtattggattaatttatttttttttattttagggtAACGAGTTGAtaactaattaaattatataattaaaattgattaattttgttgtaaatacTTTATTAGTGTCCTTATAAATGCATTATGTCatctttttaattgtaatagtcgaaaaattatgtattatattaattcaTTCTGAATAATTAATCcctgtaataaaaaagttattagttTTAACCCTTTAATTGGCTAGGTCTACACCCCCCATGTTGCCTCATTTCCTTGGTAATTAGAGGCGAAGAAAATAAGTTTCACTTGTAGCaagttatttatgtatataaatTCTCCTCTTGCCATCCTTATTTgtgttgaaaaatagcttCTTTTAGTTTTGCCTCTTACAAATGTAGAAACTGTATTCAATGGCATTGAAAGCCAAGTTTTGGGTAAAGCTTTGATGAATTGTTTCATGAGTCCCAACTTGATGTGAAGAGGGGgaagataataaatttttctggGATTCAATATTTGTGGGGTTGGCAATCAAGCATTATGCCCAAAACTTTCAGATAGCCACAAACTATCTAATTATGATcagtatatttaattttatttaacaccTCTTTCAAAttcttgttattttctttgagGTCTACAGCATGCCCTAGAGGAAGTGAAGCATATGTGTCATTCTGCAGGTGTACAGGCTTCTTTTTGGTATTTTCTATCTTCTTCTAGCTTGGTATTCAATTCCAAACATTTGATCTCTAAATCTGTACTTATGAAAAGATATTCTAGCAGCCAGTagcttttttcttttagtctAGAACCCAAGAGTTCAGCATTCTCCTTGGTAAGTCCCAAGTCTCTCATCAAATCATCAAGCTCTGATTGAGTGAAAAGTAATCACACTCGTATATGATTCACTAGAACTCATCTCACCAAATGTAACTGGAGACTGAGATACTTACACTTCTAGTCCATGACCTAATGGTCGCATTGCAGAAGGAAGGTTGGGGTACACTatataataatgataataatctTGATTCCTTTCGATAGTCCATGATTCCTGAGGGTTACAGATTATTATACTCTGTGCTGAGGGTACTTTGCAGTTAACCCTTCCTAAGTTAAATTATCCTATGTTgagtgatattggttgcataacctcaaattattaattttacttaaatttccaaaattatattttcctTCAATTTTCAATCCAATTTTAAGTCcatttacttttaatataatcaattataatttaatacacaataaattaataatctaacaatattttcaaaaattctaattatt
This region of Onthophagus taurus isolate NC chromosome 3, IU_Otau_3.0, whole genome shotgun sequence genomic DNA includes:
- the LOC111416420 gene encoding V-type proton ATPase subunit e 2-like → MGAAALPFIIFTALWGAVGIVLPFFVPRGPNRGVIQVVLILTAVTCWLFWLCCYMAQMNPLIGPKLDSHILMLMAREWGNELITN